ATGATCGCCGACGCGCTGGTGGAGGGCGGCGGGGCAGGGGGTGCGGCGGAGGCCACCGAGATCGCGGAGGCGGCGCAGGCGCTCGCCGCCCGACTGTTCGAGCGTGCGCCCAGGCAGGCGGGATTCGAGGCCCTGCGTGGCGAAGGCGGGCCGGTCCTGCTTGCCGGCAGCGAGGGCGCGGTGGCTGCGGTGCTGGAGCGTGCCGGCCTGCCATCCTCTCCCGTGGGCCTGCCCGCGGGCGGCACGGCGCGGGTATGGACAGCCCCGAACAAGAGCGGGCCGGTGCTGGCGGTGGTTTCCGTGAACGACGCCGCGGCGCTGCGCGCCGTGCAGCGCCCGTTGCCGCATTACGGCAGCCAGAGCTGGCTGGTGTTCGATGGCGCCCGCGTGCGGGCGCGTGGGGTCTGGGACGCACCCGGGCGCGCGGTCGTGGTGGAGCGTCCGGCTGCGCCCGGTTGATCGCAGCGCGGTGCTAGACTGGCGCGCCCGATCACCATCGAACACCGGAACGCCCATGTCTCCACGTCCCTTCGTGCTCGCTGCCGCCGTCGCGGTCTCGTCCCTGTCCCTTCCCGCCACGGCCGACGAGGCCGCGTTCGCGGCCTGCCTCGCCGGGCTGCGTGGCGAGGCCGCCGCCCAGGGGGTGCGTGCCGAGACCTTCGATACCTACACCGCGCAGCTCGCGCCCGACATGGCGGTGATCGGCTTCCTCGACGCCCAGCCCGAGTTCGTCACCCCGATCTGGGACTACCTCGCCGCGCTGGTGGACGAGGAGCGTGTGAGCGACGGGCGCGCGATGCTGGCGCAGTGGAAGGACGTGCTCGCCGAGGTGGAGCGCCGCTATGGCGTCGACGCGGAGACGGTAGTGGCGGTGTGGGGCGTGGAGAGCAACTACGGGCGCAACTTCGGCAGCCGTCCGCTGCTGAGCTCGCTGTCCACGCTGTCCTGCTTCGGCCGCCGCCAGAGCTTCTTCCGCGGCGAGTTCTTCACCACGCTGAAGATCGTCCAGGAGGGCCACGTCGCCCCCGAGCGCCTGACCGGTTCGTGGGCGGGCGCCTTCGGCCACACCCAGTTCATGCCATCGACCTTCATGCGCCTGGCGGTGGATTTCGACGGCGACGGCCGGCGCGACCTGGTCGACAGCGTGCCGGACGCGCTCGCCTCGACCGCCAACTTCCTCAAGCGCGCCGGCTGGAACAGTGATCTGCCCTGGGGGTTCGAGGTTCGCCTGGCGGCGGGGGCGGCGCCTGCGGACGCCGGTCGGCGCAACAAGCGCCCGGTGTCGGAGTGGGCTGCGCGCGGCGTCGAGCGCGTCGATGGACGGGCGTTGCCGGCGGCGGCGACGCCGGCCGGCCTGCTGCTGCCCGCGGGCAAGGACGGTCCGGCTTTCCTGGTCACCCGCAATTTCGATGCGCTGTACTCGTACAACGCCGCCGAGAGCTACGGTCTGGCGATCGCCCATCTTTCCGATCGCCTGCGCGGTGGCGCGCCCTTCGCCGCCCCGTGGCCCACCGATGATCCCGGCCTGTCGCGTGCCGAGCGGCGCGAGCTGCAGCAACTGCTGATCGCGCGCGGACACGACATCGGCGAGGCCGACGGCATGATCGGCGCGCGCACCCGCGACGCGCTCAAGCTCGAGCAGGCGAAGCTGGGGCTGGAGGCCGACGGCCGCGCCGGCCAGCGCGCGCTGCAGGCCCTGCGCGCGGCCGCGCGCTGAAGCGGCCCAGGGGCGCAGGCCGCGCGCGCCCGGGTCAGGCCGGTTCGCGTCGGCGCTGGGCGCGTTCGATGCGCCTGGCCTCGTCGCGGCTGTCGTTGAGCACCTCCTGCACGTAATCGAGGTGCTCGGAGGCGTGCCGGCGGGCGTCGTCGGCGCGTCCGCCGACGATCGCGTCGTAGAGCGCCTGGTGCTGCGCCAGCAACTTGTCGCGCACGCTGCTGCCGAGCGGAAGCATGCCGCCGATGTTGGTCACCACGTTGTGTTCGAGCAGCTCGAACAGGCTGCGGATGGTGTGCAGCAGCACCGCGTTGTGGCTGGCCTCGGCGATCGCGAGGTGGAACATGGCGTCGACGCGGCCTTCTTCGGCGCGGCTGATCCGGCCCTGCTGCAGATAGCAGTCCTGCACGCGCTCGAAGGCCGCCTTCAGGCGCGCGCGGTCGGGTTCGGTGGCGCGCAGCGCGGCGTAATAGGCGCAGGCGCCTTCCAGCGTGTGGCGGAACTCGATCAGGTCGCGCTGGGCCTCGGGACGATGCTCGAGCAGGTCCAGCATCGGGTCGCGGAACGAGGCGCCGAGGGCGGCGTTGACGAAGGTGCCGCCGCCATGGCGGCTGAC
This genomic stretch from Thauera sp. GDN1 harbors:
- a CDS encoding lytic murein transglycosylase, giving the protein MSPRPFVLAAAVAVSSLSLPATADEAAFAACLAGLRGEAAAQGVRAETFDTYTAQLAPDMAVIGFLDAQPEFVTPIWDYLAALVDEERVSDGRAMLAQWKDVLAEVERRYGVDAETVVAVWGVESNYGRNFGSRPLLSSLSTLSCFGRRQSFFRGEFFTTLKIVQEGHVAPERLTGSWAGAFGHTQFMPSTFMRLAVDFDGDGRRDLVDSVPDALASTANFLKRAGWNSDLPWGFEVRLAAGAAPADAGRRNKRPVSEWAARGVERVDGRALPAAATPAGLLLPAGKDGPAFLVTRNFDALYSYNAAESYGLAIAHLSDRLRGGAPFAAPWPTDDPGLSRAERRELQQLLIARGHDIGEADGMIGARTRDALKLEQAKLGLEADGRAGQRALQALRAAAR
- a CDS encoding GntR family transcriptional regulator translates to MKPTPLQPRRLSDSIVERIETLILEGSLQPGERLPAERALADEFGVSRPSVREAIQKLVARGLLVSRHGGGTFVNAALGASFRDPMLDLLEHRPEAQRDLIEFRHTLEGACAYYAALRATEPDRARLKAAFERVQDCYLQQGRISRAEEGRVDAMFHLAIAEASHNAVLLHTIRSLFELLEHNVVTNIGGMLPLGSSVRDKLLAQHQALYDAIVGGRADDARRHASEHLDYVQEVLNDSRDEARRIERAQRRREPA